The window CCTGTATTCATTTTATGTATCTTAATACTTACTTTATAATGTTGTATACATTGTATCATGGTTTAATGTAAGAATAAAATTGTATTTTTAGAAAGATAGTTTTAGCATATTTTCCCTTACTCATGTGAAGGGAGTAATTCTGCATTGCCATTTGCCAGATGTGAGTTAAAGTACGATTTAAGAACGTCTCATTCCTATttaaataaaaactataatatattTGTATACTTTTTTACATCGTGTGTACATATTTGTGTAAAGTGTTGCAGATTATAAGCCAGTTAGGCCTGTCTCACGTGACTAGGGTTTCCTTTGCACGAAGTCAACCATTCCCTTACTAGAGCACTCATTTGCTAAACCAATGACAACGTTTCATAGTAGAACGTCCAAATCGGCCATGTTGTGGTTTTGAATAAGGAAGAAGCGGGAGAGGTTATCTTTTAGCGAGTTATTCCACCGTattttcagtttaaagtcaACTTCTGCACTGTTATTCAATTTCTGGAGTCATTTTAAGCTTTATTCTGTGTTTTCTAATGTAGCTTTGGTAGTTAAATACTCAAGTAGAAATTGCAACACAGTAAATACCTCTATAAAACAGttcgctagctagcttgctaagtaagctagctagctagctagcgttagctagctcAATTTGAAGAAGGTAGAGTATCTAACATGATGGTAGTTCGCTAGCTAGCAGTGTTAGCTAGCAAGCGAATAAGCCACAGTTAACCTACCACAGGCGAATGACGTGTAGTGTCTTTAGGTGTTTTGGCTCCACTAGGAGGTGGGTTGGAAGTATCCATAGTAGCCATTTATTTTTCGGCGAGTGGAAGCTTCTGAACTTCTCCAAACATGTTCAATAAGATTTACGAATGGATAGGAACAGGCTTTGGCAACCTTCGCAACGGAGCGCCAGATGCGGACCAGCCAGATACACATGGAGTACAACCGGGTGGTCCAAGTAGGAAAAAAAGATCAAATGACTGGTATGTTTTGGCAACTGGCTTTAGCGTTGTATTTAACTTAGGATATCAGTGTCAGTTTTCTTGATTTTTGTTTAGGACATTGACACACGTGGATCGCAAAGTTGCCCGTGCAAACGTGCTGACTCTGCAGGTTTACTTATGCCTCTGGGTTTGCAGAAGTGCATACATCAAAGGGGGACGGGTTTGGAACTTACATTTTCAGTTATCCAATTTCTCAAACTTTTTCTCACTCAATGAAGTTTGGAGGATGGAGATACGCTCGATCAAGATGGCATTGCAGTGAAAAAGTCTCGTATGGGTAAGCAGCAAACGTAACTTCATTTTGACATGTGGATACTTGAACCTGTCAGAGTGTAGAACTGAAGTGTACTGATCCCCAGGTGACCTCATAGACTCAGTCAAGACAGCAGCTGAGGGGATGAAGAGCCACAGCACCAACATGGCCTCATGGGTCAAGAACAGTATGAGCCCCACCTTGGGAaccttcctgcctgcctccgACGGTCCCCCTTTACAGCACCAGCCGGGACCCTCGACATCCACCTCAGCTTCATCAGCTGCCTGGCCGCAAAGTGAGGTGTGTGATGCTTCACCTACATGTGGACTACTCCACACTCATGTTGTTAGGCATTCCATTTCGATTGAGAAATATTTGTTCTTGTTTGCAGGCCCTTGAGAGGAACACTGCTTCTATGGATGGGACATTTGCTGCTCCCGCAACGACTCTGGATTGGAAGACCTCAAAATCAGGCAAGAATGTGTATGAAAACATTACTGCTGTTGCCTGGCAACCACAGCAATGTAGCCATGGATATTAACAATGTGTGTACTTTGTCTCGGTCTGCAGAGTCATTCCGTATCGAGAGGTCCATGATGGGTTCAAAAGTGTGCAGGCGGCAAGTGTGTATGGGCCTGGCCCAACGTGAGGCGCCCAAAACCAACGGGCACCCCGTCAGTGTGccaccctcctctgcccccaaagcagcctgccctcctccacgacTGGGCAGGCCCCTCAACCTCCGACCACATGGAATTACAAGGCATGTCCGCCACTTCAGAAACGCACGGTCGTGTTTGCGAGGACATTTGAGGGCGTCTGCACGAGTCTTTTCAGTACCTGCTCGCCCGTTTCACTCTGTGGAGCTTGGTGAAGAACTTTCCCCGTCGGTGTGACGGGTCATTTTAACCCAACGTGTCAAAAGCTagcccccctctgtctctctctctctctcgtccccaCAGCCTGGACACTACACCAGGGGCTGTGTCAGCGGGCAGCAGTTCCTTCACCAGCATGTATGAGAAGACCTTCCCCATCAGGGTGGTGCAGAGTCCCTCCCACAGCGGCTCCATCAGCCGCCTGCTGGGCGCCAGGCCCCGCTGCACCGCTCAGGAGGTCAGGGGACTGCCGCAGGCTCGCTGGGCCCCATTCACAGCACATTACTAACTATTAGTTGTGCCGTCAAGTGTCTCTCAGAAGGGTGCCGGAGGGATGTTGAGATCCAGCGATTGGCGCCCTGCTTGTACTTAATGAGGGAGCTTCATGGATGGTGTTTggttttctccccccccccccccatcttccccctccagtctgtccgggaggaggagaaagaggtgtACAGACAGCTGATCACCATGGTCTCAGGGGGgcagtcttctctgctccaCAACGGCAGCTCCCCTGGGATGGTTCGCTCCCACCGAGACTTGTGAGTAACAGCAGCGTTCCCTCCTCAACTCGCCACACTCGGACGTCTAGGAGCACCTTGCTCCCATACCTTCCCCCGTCTCACTCCCTTCTCTCCCAACGACTCGCTCCCCCGCAGCACCAGCTTCCTAAGCTCCAGCCGCCGACTGCTGCACTTCTCCCCCACTGGGTCAGGAGCGGGCGAGGCCTCCGAGAGCCACAGCggaccccccagccccaggcccggCTCCAGCAAGGGCTACAACAACTTCCCCAGCCCCGGGGAGGGCTCCTGCAGCGGGGGGCCCGGGATCCAGGCCTGGGCCCCAGACTCTGAGCTCAGCCCCAGGGCAGCAGCTGCCGTCCAGTCTGTCCCCTCCCCGGCCGCCCTGCAGGACACCACCTCTCAGGACACCCAGTCGTCAGGTGAGGTCACACCCATAGGGGATCCATTATGTCGTGGGATGGAGTCGTTTCACTGTTTTCATTGTGCTCCGATAAATAATAAGTTAACAAAATGCAACTCATCTCTTTGTCCTTGTCTTTGTCTTGCAGCCCATGATGGGGACTCTGTAATCATTGTGAGAGAACAGAAAGGCAAAAAGGCAGAATCTTCAAGGTACCTCCCTTTTGGTGTCCTAATTCTGTGTGTCAAAGAGGATGTTTGCATCTCCCATATTTCCCAGCTAATTTACCTGGTTTGCTGTCTCCACAGTGTACCCTGCTTCCAAGCTGAACTATGGATCAAGGAACTGTAAGTTTGCCCCCACATTCCAAATCAGATCGCAACTGTTACAATTAATAGATGATCGAAGAGAAGGGGTTTTGATGTTTGGATACAACAACGAGTGGCTGTAGCTGTGATGCTAACGGTACATCTGGCTGTCACAGGACCAGCATGTACGACTCCCGTGCTCGAGAGAGGCGGAGACAGATCGACGAACAGGAAGCTCTCGCTGCCCAGCTGTTAAGACAGGTGAGTCGGAGCCAGTCATAGCTAGCACCTATTGTGAGATACTGGTCACTTCCGAGAGAACCGTAAACcaaaagaggaaggagggatgccTATGATGCCATTCACTGTATCTTCATAAGAAAGAGAATTGAGAAGGTCTCACGAGCCCCGCccgtcctctctgctccccagcGGCTGACCGAGGAGAGCCACCTGGGCCGTGGGGATGTGGTGCTCCGCGTCCGGGTCCCCCTGGAGAAGGAGGTTCCACTGGCCCCGGTCCTGGAGGAGCCCACAACCCTGGAGGAGAAACCAGAGTTCCCTGAACTCTCAGAGGTACGATCGCTTTCATTCCTTCCAGCAGCCACATGCTGTCTTCTAGGAGGGGACCTTGGTTTAGTTTAGACAGGAAGGTCTTCAATAAGTCTCCAATATTACTTTCGATAAATCATAAGTGGGTGAATCACCAGTTTCGGAGGAATTTGATGACCGCAGTTCCCTGGAACTAACGCGTGAGCTGATTGGTTTatgagaggttgtgtgtgagCCAGTGGAGCTGGCATAGAGAATGTGTGTTGACACGGCAGGgtttcctctatgttgatttttgccgccacggtatcaggaatagggctgtacaaaaggccgtctatcagcagtgagaGTTAGAGTGCATGCGCGAGTGGGCATGTGCCACTgggcgtccttgagaactgtaagtcatataacttatgttgtcagtacatttaagcctgttattgtattagtcgatagttcttgcaaatttaaattgactggtgattttcgttgtttgtattcttcacctGCTACCTAAATTGCACGtggctgttgattcgatagcgattgctgaacacccttgctcacgtttgtattttaggtgcctTATTATGCTAAAGTAGTTACACTGCATTAAGATAATGTAATTAATAGTGGgtttattatttgctacagagtGCAAATGGGGTTgttcggacagacctgcccccactgctaaaacaAATCCTAAAGTAAAGCCTGCACTGTGTCCACTGTGGCTGTGTTCTCCCTGCAGgcgatggagggggaggtgagcaggGCCCTGAGGGGCGGCGGCCAGGACGAGGTGCTGAGCGAAGGCTTCCGGCTCACCATCACACGCAAGGACCTGCACACACTCAGCCACCTCAACTGGCTCAACGACGAGGTCAGAGCCCAGCACCCACAAA of the Hypomesus transpacificus isolate Combined female chromosome 18, fHypTra1, whole genome shotgun sequence genome contains:
- the senp1 gene encoding sentrin-specific protease 1 — its product is MFNKIYEWIGTGFGNLRNGAPDADQPDTHGVQPGGPSRKKRSNDCLEDGDTLDQDGIAVKKSRMGDLIDSVKTAAEGMKSHSTNMASWVKNSMSPTLGTFLPASDGPPLQHQPGPSTSTSASSAAWPQSEALERNTASMDGTFAAPATTLDWKTSKSESFRIERSMMGSKVCRRQVCMGLAQREAPKTNGHPVSVPPSSAPKAACPPPRLGRPLNLRPHGITSLDTTPGAVSAGSSSFTSMYEKTFPIRVVQSPSHSGSISRLLGARPRCTAQESVREEEKEVYRQLITMVSGGQSSLLHNGSSPGMVRSHRDFTSFLSSSRRLLHFSPTGSGAGEASESHSGPPSPRPGSSKGYNNFPSPGEGSCSGGPGIQAWAPDSELSPRAAAAVQSVPSPAALQDTTSQDTQSSAHDGDSVIIVREQKGKKAESSSVPCFQAELWIKELTSMYDSRARERRRQIDEQEALAAQLLRQRLTEESHLGRGDVVLRVRVPLEKEVPLAPVLEEPTTLEEKPEFPELSEAMEGEVSRALRGGGQDEVLSEGFRLTITRKDLHTLSHLNWLNDEVINFYMNLLVERSKEPSLPSVHTFNTFFFPKLRSAGYSAVRRWTKKMDIFSVDILLVPVHLGVHWCLSVMDLRKKSITYFDSMGGTNDEACRILLKYLQQESKDKKGKELDTSDWSLQSKRRNEIPQQMNGSDCGMFTCKYAEYITKDKPITFTQKHMPYFRRRMVWEILNRKLL